In one window of Azoarcus olearius DNA:
- a CDS encoding PA0069 family radical SAM protein — MTVQKHSPLNSAVAAGPRGRGSAVRPDGRFLQWQREGFDDGWPTAGDEDDTRLATELRIDSAKTVITYNQSPDIPFDRSINPYRGCEHGCVYCFARPSHAYLDLSPGLDFETKLFWKPDAATVLRRELANPRYRCATIALGVNTDAWQPVERHTGLTRQILQVLAETRHPVSLITKSSLIERDLDLLADLARDDLVQVMLSITTLDDDLARVLEPRAARPARRLETLSRLRAAGVPVGVLCAPLIPALNDHELEAVLTAAHAAGADTAGYVVLRLPHELRQIFTDWLARHRPDRAAHVMSLVEQLRGGRSYDSRFGHRMRGTGVIADLYSQRLRRICRRLGLNESRRTLNTAAFRPPAADTPQLSLF; from the coding sequence ATGACTGTACAAAAACACAGCCCTCTCAACAGTGCCGTCGCTGCCGGGCCACGCGGCCGCGGCAGCGCCGTGCGCCCGGACGGCCGCTTTCTCCAGTGGCAGCGCGAGGGTTTCGACGACGGCTGGCCCACCGCGGGCGACGAGGACGACACCCGGCTCGCCACCGAATTGCGGATCGACAGCGCCAAGACCGTCATCACCTACAACCAGTCGCCGGACATTCCCTTCGACCGTTCGATCAACCCCTATCGCGGTTGCGAACACGGCTGCGTGTATTGCTTTGCGCGCCCGAGCCACGCCTACCTCGACCTCTCTCCCGGGCTCGATTTCGAGACCAAGCTGTTCTGGAAGCCCGATGCAGCCACGGTGTTGCGACGCGAACTGGCAAACCCCCGCTACCGCTGCGCGACCATCGCGCTGGGGGTGAATACCGACGCCTGGCAGCCCGTGGAACGTCACACCGGGCTGACCCGGCAGATCCTGCAGGTGCTGGCCGAAACCCGCCACCCGGTCAGTCTCATCACCAAGTCGTCCTTGATCGAGCGCGATCTCGACCTGCTGGCCGATCTGGCGCGCGATGATCTGGTCCAGGTCATGCTGTCGATCACCACGCTCGACGACGACCTGGCGCGAGTGCTGGAGCCTCGCGCAGCCCGGCCGGCGCGGCGGCTGGAAACCCTGAGCCGGCTGCGCGCCGCCGGCGTGCCGGTCGGCGTGCTGTGCGCGCCGCTGATACCCGCCTTGAATGATCACGAACTGGAAGCGGTGCTCACCGCGGCGCATGCTGCGGGCGCGGATACCGCCGGCTATGTGGTGCTGCGCCTGCCACACGAACTGCGCCAGATCTTTACCGACTGGCTGGCACGCCACCGGCCCGACCGCGCCGCCCACGTCATGAGCCTGGTGGAGCAACTGCGCGGCGGGCGCAGCTACGACAGCCGCTTCGGCCACCGCATGCGCGGCACCGGCGTCATCGCGGACCTCTACAGCCAGCGCCTGCGGCGCATCTGCCGCCGGCTGGGCTTGAACGAGTCCCGGCGCACGCTCAACACCGCGGCGTTCCGCCCGCCGGCCGCGGACACGCCTCAGCTGTCGCTGTTCTGA
- the alaS gene encoding alanine--tRNA ligase, which produces MKSAEIRAKFLKFFESKGHQIVASSSLVPHEDPTLLFTNAGMNQFKDVFLGFDKRPYSRATTSQKCVRAGGKHNDLENVGYTARHHTFFEMLGNFSFGDYFKRDAITYAWELLTEVFKLPKDKLWVTVYAEDDEAYDIWTKEVGVPAERVIRIGDNKGARYASDNFWMMGDTGPCGPCTEIFYDHGPHIWGGPPGSPEEDGDRYIEIWNNVFMQFNRDEQGVMHPLPKPSVDTGMGLERISAVLQGVHANYEIDLFKSLISSAMRAVGTAEALVERARDSMTNTISPSYKVLADHIRACSFLIADGVIPGNEGRGYVLRRIIRRAIRHGYKLGARAAFFHKMVPDLVAEMGEAYPELKAGERRVADVLRQEEERFFATIENGMAIVEGELAAMATAGNTVFNGDTAFKLHDTYGFPLDLTADICREREVTVDAAAFDAAMARQKEQARAAGKFKMAANLDYDGPATTFHGYDKLEAKGNILALYKDGVAVNELVEGDLGVVVLDHTPFYAESGGQAGDRGELKGAAGIFGVEDTLKIQASVFGHHGVVKTGKLAVGQGVAARVDTAARAATARNHSVTHLMHKALREVLGPHVQQKGSLVDPDKTRFDFAHTAPMSAEEIREVEEIVNREILANAATEAAVMALDDAQKSGAMMLFGEKYGDEVRVLSIGSSKELCGGTHVARTGDIGLFKIVVEGGVAAGVRRVEAVTGENALRYTQEQERRVQGVSALLKVQPDEVAERVAGILDNVRALEKELARLKSKLAASQGEDLVAQAVDVGGAKLLAATLEGADVPTLRETMDKLKDKLKSAAIVLASVADGKVSLIAGVTADLTGKVKAGELVNFVAQQVGGKGGGRPDMAQAGGTEPDKLPAALAAVQAWVSAKL; this is translated from the coding sequence ATGAAATCTGCCGAAATTCGCGCCAAGTTTCTCAAGTTCTTCGAGTCGAAGGGCCACCAGATCGTGGCGTCCTCGTCGCTGGTGCCGCACGAGGACCCGACCCTGCTGTTCACCAACGCGGGCATGAACCAGTTCAAGGACGTGTTCCTGGGCTTCGACAAGCGCCCCTACAGCCGCGCCACCACCTCGCAGAAGTGCGTGCGCGCCGGCGGCAAGCACAACGACCTCGAGAACGTGGGCTACACCGCGCGCCACCACACCTTCTTCGAGATGCTGGGCAACTTCAGCTTCGGCGACTACTTCAAGCGCGACGCCATCACCTACGCCTGGGAGCTGCTGACCGAGGTCTTCAAGCTGCCCAAGGACAAGCTGTGGGTCACGGTGTATGCGGAAGACGACGAGGCCTACGACATCTGGACCAAGGAAGTCGGCGTGCCGGCCGAGCGCGTGATCCGCATCGGTGACAACAAGGGCGCGCGCTACGCCTCCGACAACTTCTGGATGATGGGCGACACCGGTCCCTGCGGCCCGTGCACCGAGATCTTCTACGACCACGGCCCGCACATCTGGGGCGGCCCTCCGGGATCGCCCGAGGAGGACGGCGACCGCTACATCGAGATCTGGAACAACGTGTTCATGCAGTTCAACCGCGACGAGCAGGGCGTGATGCATCCGCTGCCCAAGCCCTCCGTTGATACCGGCATGGGCCTGGAGCGAATCTCTGCCGTGTTGCAGGGCGTGCATGCCAACTATGAGATCGACCTGTTCAAGAGCCTAATTAGCTCCGCAATGCGGGCAGTTGGTACGGCGGAGGCGCTTGTCGAGCGGGCCCGGGACAGTATGACCAACACGATCAGTCCGTCGTATAAGGTGCTGGCCGACCACATCCGCGCCTGTTCCTTCCTGATCGCCGATGGTGTCATCCCCGGCAACGAAGGCCGCGGCTACGTGCTCCGCCGCATCATCCGCCGCGCCATCCGCCATGGCTACAAGCTGGGCGCGCGTGCCGCCTTCTTCCACAAGATGGTGCCCGACCTCGTCGCCGAAATGGGCGAGGCCTATCCCGAACTCAAGGCCGGCGAGCGTCGCGTCGCCGATGTGCTGCGTCAGGAAGAAGAGCGCTTCTTCGCCACCATCGAAAACGGCATGGCGATCGTCGAGGGCGAACTCGCGGCGATGGCGACGGCCGGCAACACCGTGTTCAACGGCGACACTGCCTTCAAGCTGCACGACACCTACGGCTTTCCGCTCGATCTCACCGCCGACATCTGCCGCGAGCGCGAGGTGACGGTGGATGCCGCCGCCTTCGACGCCGCGATGGCGCGCCAGAAGGAGCAGGCCCGTGCCGCCGGCAAGTTCAAGATGGCGGCCAACCTCGACTACGACGGCCCGGCGACCACCTTCCACGGCTACGACAAGCTGGAGGCCAAGGGCAACATCCTGGCGCTCTACAAGGACGGCGTGGCGGTCAATGAGCTGGTCGAGGGCGACCTTGGCGTGGTGGTGCTGGACCACACCCCGTTCTACGCCGAATCCGGCGGCCAGGCGGGTGATCGCGGCGAACTCAAAGGCGCGGCCGGCATCTTCGGCGTCGAAGACACGCTGAAGATCCAGGCCAGCGTGTTCGGCCACCACGGCGTGGTCAAGACCGGCAAGCTGGCGGTCGGCCAGGGCGTTGCAGCGCGCGTCGACACCGCCGCGCGCGCCGCCACCGCACGCAACCACTCAGTCACCCACCTGATGCACAAGGCCTTGCGCGAAGTGCTCGGGCCGCACGTGCAGCAGAAGGGCTCGCTGGTCGATCCGGACAAGACCCGCTTCGACTTCGCCCACACTGCGCCGATGAGCGCGGAGGAAATCCGCGAGGTCGAGGAGATCGTCAACCGCGAGATCCTCGCCAACGCCGCGACCGAAGCCGCGGTGATGGCGCTGGACGATGCGCAGAAGTCGGGCGCGATGATGCTGTTCGGCGAGAAGTACGGCGACGAGGTGCGGGTGCTCAGCATCGGCTCTTCGAAGGAGTTGTGCGGCGGCACCCACGTGGCCCGCACCGGCGACATCGGCCTGTTCAAGATCGTGGTCGAAGGGGGCGTGGCGGCGGGTGTGCGCCGCGTCGAAGCGGTGACCGGCGAGAACGCGCTGCGCTACACGCAGGAACAGGAGCGCCGCGTGCAGGGCGTTTCCGCGCTGCTCAAGGTGCAACCGGATGAAGTCGCGGAACGCGTGGCCGGCATCCTCGACAACGTGCGGGCGCTGGAAAAGGAACTGGCGCGGCTGAAGTCCAAGCTGGCGGCGAGCCAGGGTGAGGATCTGGTCGCGCAGGCGGTGGATGTCGGTGGCGCCAAGCTGCTGGCCGCGACGCTGGAAGGCGCCGACGTGCCGACGCTGCGCGAGACCATGGACAAGCTCAAGGACAAGCTGAAGTCGGCGGCGATCGTGCTGGCCTCGGTGGCCGACGGCAAGGTAAGCCTGATCGCCGGCGTCACCGCCGACCTCACCGGCAAGGTCAAGGCCGGCGAACTGGTGAACTTCGTCGCCCAGCAGGTGGGCGGCAAGGGCGGCGGCCGTCCCGACATGGCCCAGGCGGGTGGCACCGAGCCGGACAAACTGCCGGCCGCGCTGGCGGCGGTGCAGGCCTGGGTCAGCGCCAAGCTGTAA
- a CDS encoding NUDIX hydrolase has protein sequence MDNRWKPNVTVAAVIERDGRFLVVEEETPEGLRFNQPAGHLDEGESLLAAAAREALEETAYRFSPEYLVGIYQWPRPQKDITYLRFAFGGSVAAAPEVRTLDAGIVRAVWMTRAELAASADRHRSPLILQCVDDWIAGRRYPLELIRHYG, from the coding sequence ATGGACAACAGATGGAAACCCAACGTCACCGTTGCCGCGGTGATCGAGCGCGACGGGCGCTTCCTCGTCGTTGAGGAGGAAACCCCCGAAGGGCTGCGCTTCAACCAGCCGGCCGGCCACCTCGACGAGGGGGAATCGCTGCTGGCCGCCGCCGCGCGCGAGGCGCTGGAGGAAACCGCGTACCGCTTCAGCCCGGAATACCTCGTCGGCATCTACCAGTGGCCGCGGCCGCAGAAGGACATCACCTATCTGCGCTTCGCTTTCGGCGGCTCCGTTGCCGCGGCGCCGGAAGTGCGGACGCTGGACGCGGGCATCGTGCGCGCGGTGTGGATGACGCGGGCCGAGCTGGCCGCGTCCGCCGATCGTCATCGCAGCCCGCTGATCCTGCAGTGCGTGGATGACTGGATCGCCGGCCGCCGCTATCCGCTCGAACTGATCCGCCACTACGGCTGA
- a CDS encoding HDOD domain-containing protein: MRTIDESRLEEALKGVSIPSCPAILTELLAELRKPQANGKRVAQLISQDVGLAAMVVKSANSPLFGSARQIASVADAIKLLGFSTVSNLVCEGLLRSTIGTQDASLERFWDSSVHTASVMAELAGRLGGAPRDTAYTFGLFRDCGIPLLVQRFPGYKKVLGTANEKTDQVFTAIEDEALSTNHAVLGYFLARSWGLTDVVSQGILCHHDYSLLEDPAGLDSASRSLIALNVLAEHIVSHYLRVRQDMEWIKAGERVAAYFGMPLADLEDLAEDLLYQLDERRNQES, translated from the coding sequence ATGCGGACCATCGACGAATCCCGACTCGAAGAAGCCCTGAAGGGCGTCTCCATCCCCTCCTGCCCCGCCATCCTGACCGAACTGCTGGCTGAACTGCGCAAGCCTCAGGCCAATGGCAAACGTGTCGCACAACTCATCAGCCAGGACGTCGGCTTGGCCGCAATGGTGGTGAAGTCCGCCAATTCCCCGCTGTTCGGCAGCGCGCGTCAGATCGCATCCGTGGCCGACGCGATCAAGCTGCTCGGGTTCAGCACGGTTTCCAACCTCGTCTGCGAAGGCCTGCTGCGAAGCACCATCGGCACCCAGGACGCCTCGCTGGAGCGCTTCTGGGACAGTTCGGTGCACACTGCTTCGGTCATGGCCGAACTCGCCGGGCGGCTCGGCGGCGCACCGCGCGACACCGCCTACACCTTCGGCCTGTTCCGCGACTGCGGCATTCCGCTGCTGGTGCAGCGTTTCCCGGGCTACAAGAAGGTGCTGGGGACGGCCAACGAAAAAACGGACCAGGTGTTTACCGCCATCGAAGACGAAGCCCTGTCGACCAACCACGCGGTGCTGGGCTATTTCCTCGCCCGCTCGTGGGGCCTCACCGACGTGGTCTCGCAGGGCATCCTCTGTCACCACGACTACAGCCTGCTGGAAGACCCGGCGGGGCTCGACAGCGCGTCGCGCTCGCTGATCGCGCTCAACGTGCTCGCCGAGCACATCGTCAGCCACTACCTGCGGGTGCGCCAGGACATGGAGTGGATCAAGGCCGGCGAGCGGGTGGCCGCCTACTTCGGCATGCCGCTGGCCGATCTGGAGGACCTTGCCGAAGACCTGCTTTACCAGTTGGACGAGCGCCGCAACCAGGAAAGCTGA
- a CDS encoding branched-chain amino acid transaminase — protein MSMADRDGFIWYDGKLVPWRDATTHVLTHSLHYGLSVFEGVRAYKTAKGTAIFRLAEHTQRLLNSGKIYMMDIPYSKEVLMEAQKEVVRANKLESCYLRPIAFYGSEKMGISTRGATVHVAIAAWPWGAYLGEDGLEKGIRVKTSSFARQHVNVTMARAKLASTYANSILANLEATQDGYDEALLLDTQGFVAEGSGENLFVIKDGVIYEPEIASALTGITRDSVIRVARELGYEVQSRRMTRDDIYIADEAFFTGTAAEVTPIRELDNRTIGEGRRGPITTKVQARFFDIVNGRAPEYENWLSLV, from the coding sequence ATGTCCATGGCCGACCGCGACGGTTTCATCTGGTACGACGGCAAGCTCGTACCGTGGCGCGACGCAACCACCCACGTCCTCACCCACTCCCTGCACTACGGGCTGTCGGTGTTCGAGGGCGTGCGCGCCTACAAGACCGCCAAGGGCACCGCGATCTTCCGCCTCGCCGAGCACACCCAGCGTCTGCTCAACTCCGGCAAGATCTACATGATGGACATCCCCTACTCCAAGGAAGTCCTGATGGAAGCGCAGAAGGAAGTCGTGCGCGCCAACAAGCTGGAATCCTGCTACCTGCGCCCGATCGCCTTCTACGGCTCGGAAAAGATGGGCATCTCCACCCGCGGTGCCACGGTGCACGTCGCCATCGCGGCCTGGCCCTGGGGCGCCTACCTGGGCGAAGACGGCCTGGAGAAGGGCATCCGCGTCAAGACCTCGTCCTTCGCCCGCCAGCACGTCAACGTGACCATGGCGCGCGCCAAGCTCGCCAGCACCTACGCCAACTCCATCCTCGCCAACCTCGAGGCCACCCAGGACGGCTACGACGAGGCGCTGCTGCTCGACACCCAGGGCTTCGTCGCCGAAGGCTCCGGCGAGAACCTCTTCGTCATCAAGGACGGCGTGATCTACGAACCCGAGATCGCCTCCGCGCTGACCGGCATCACCCGCGACTCCGTCATCCGCGTCGCGCGCGAACTCGGCTACGAAGTGCAGTCGCGCCGCATGACCCGCGACGACATCTACATCGCCGACGAAGCCTTCTTCACCGGCACCGCGGCGGAAGTGACGCCGATCCGCGAACTCGACAACCGTACCATCGGCGAAGGCCGCCGCGGCCCGATCACCACCAAGGTGCAGGCGCGCTTCTTCGACATCGTCAATGGCCGCGCCCCCGAGTACGAAAACTGGCTGTCCCTGGTCTGA
- the mnmA gene encoding tRNA 2-thiouridine(34) synthase MnmA: MKVVVGMSGGVDSSVTALLLKQQGYEVTGLFMKNWEDDDDDEYCSTRQDLVDVASVCDVIGIDLEVVNFSVEYKDRVFADFLREYEAGRTPNPDILCNSEIKFRCFLDHAMQLGAERIATGHYAQVREWINDGRSEFQLLKAEDGTKDQSYFLYRLNQAQLAKTLFPLGGLYKREVRKIAEAAGLHVATKKDSTGICFIGERPFREFLMRYLPTKPGEIRCLDDDRVLGEHQGLMYHTIGQRKGLHIGGIKGNQDEAGEHEAWYVAKKDVKANVLYVVQGHDHPALLKDRLLATDLNWIAGRDPRTHWVYTAKPRYRTADMPCEIDALGEGRAEIAFATPQWALTPGQSVVVYESKVCLGGGVIV, from the coding sequence ATGAAGGTGGTCGTCGGCATGTCCGGCGGCGTCGATTCGTCGGTGACCGCGCTGCTGCTCAAGCAGCAGGGCTACGAGGTCACCGGCCTGTTCATGAAGAACTGGGAGGACGACGACGACGACGAGTACTGCTCGACGCGGCAGGATCTGGTCGATGTTGCCTCGGTGTGCGACGTGATCGGCATCGACCTGGAAGTGGTGAACTTCAGTGTCGAATACAAGGACCGCGTGTTCGCCGACTTCCTGCGCGAATACGAGGCCGGCCGCACGCCCAACCCGGACATCCTGTGCAATTCAGAGATCAAGTTCCGCTGCTTCCTCGACCACGCGATGCAGCTCGGCGCCGAGCGCATCGCCACCGGCCATTACGCCCAGGTGCGCGAATGGATCAATGACGGCCGCAGCGAATTCCAGCTGCTGAAGGCCGAGGATGGCACCAAGGACCAGAGCTATTTCCTGTACCGGCTGAACCAGGCCCAGCTCGCCAAGACGCTGTTCCCGCTGGGTGGCCTGTACAAGCGCGAAGTGCGCAAGATCGCCGAGGCGGCCGGGTTGCACGTGGCGACCAAGAAGGATTCGACCGGCATCTGCTTCATCGGCGAGCGTCCGTTCCGCGAGTTCCTGATGCGCTACCTGCCGACCAAGCCGGGCGAGATCCGCTGCCTGGACGACGACCGTGTGCTCGGCGAGCACCAGGGGCTGATGTACCACACCATCGGCCAGCGCAAGGGTCTGCACATCGGCGGCATCAAGGGCAACCAGGACGAGGCGGGCGAGCACGAGGCCTGGTACGTCGCAAAGAAGGACGTGAAGGCCAATGTGCTTTACGTCGTGCAGGGGCACGACCACCCCGCACTGCTGAAGGACCGTCTGCTCGCCACCGATCTCAACTGGATCGCCGGGCGCGACCCGCGCACCCACTGGGTATACACCGCAAAGCCGCGCTACCGCACCGCCGACATGCCATGCGAAATCGACGCGCTGGGCGAAGGCCGCGCGGAGATCGCGTTTGCCACCCCGCAATGGGCGCTGACCCCGGGACAGAGCGTGGTGGTGTACGAGTCCAAGGTCTGCCTGGGCGGGGGCGTCATCGTTTGA
- a CDS encoding cob(I)yrinic acid a,c-diamide adenosyltransferase encodes MGHRLSKIYTRTGDAGTTGLGDGKRVSKNSLRIHSLGEVDEVNAIIGVLLCEELPEDVRALLTNVQHDLFDLGGEVCIPGMSMITGKQVDHLETELDRLNEPLEPLKDFILPGGTRAAALAHHARTVCRRAERALVALALEEAVNDGPRQYLNRLSDLLFVLGRVLNRAGGRGDVLWQKRKNA; translated from the coding sequence ATGGGACACCGCCTTTCGAAGATCTACACCCGCACCGGCGACGCCGGCACCACCGGCCTGGGCGACGGCAAGCGCGTATCGAAGAACAGCCTGCGCATCCACAGCCTGGGCGAGGTGGATGAGGTGAACGCGATCATCGGCGTGCTGCTGTGCGAAGAACTGCCGGAAGACGTGCGCGCGCTGCTCACCAATGTGCAGCACGACCTCTTCGACCTCGGTGGCGAGGTCTGCATCCCGGGCATGAGCATGATCACCGGCAAGCAGGTCGACCACCTCGAAACCGAACTCGACCGCCTCAACGAGCCCCTCGAACCGCTCAAGGATTTCATCCTGCCCGGCGGCACGCGCGCCGCCGCACTCGCCCACCACGCCCGCACGGTCTGCCGCCGCGCCGAACGCGCGCTGGTGGCGCTGGCGCTGGAAGAAGCGGTCAACGACGGCCCGCGCCAGTACCTCAACCGGCTGTCGGACCTGCTGTTCGTGCTCGGCCGCGTGCTCAACCGTGCCGGGGGCCGCGGCGACGTGCTGTGGCAGAAGCGCAAGAACGCCTGA
- a CDS encoding zinc-finger domain-containing protein, which translates to MPENKDKSQPIAVSAHDLPLYCPQPDAPLWARHPRVFLDVLTEGKAVCPYCSAQYEFTGEAPKGHH; encoded by the coding sequence ATGCCCGAAAACAAAGACAAGTCGCAACCCATCGCCGTCAGCGCGCACGACCTGCCGCTGTACTGTCCGCAGCCGGACGCGCCGCTGTGGGCGCGCCACCCGCGCGTGTTCCTCGACGTGCTGACCGAAGGCAAGGCCGTGTGCCCGTATTGCAGCGCGCAGTACGAATTCACCGGCGAAGCCCCCAAGGGTCATCACTGA
- a CDS encoding hydrolase, which yields MPLSPARAPLASYEAPWWLPGAHLQTIWPLARRIRCPDYRRERWTTPDGDFIDLDWHGPAKPASHAPLLVLFHGLEGSSRSHYARALTTAAAARGWTAVVPHFRGCSGEPNNLARAYHSGDSDEVDWILQRLAALNRKRPVLAAGVSLGGNALLKWLGERGQAALQVVDAAVAICPPLDLTLSGHALARGFNRVYTRHFLATLKAKALQKAARHPGCCNPAKVRSALTLFDFDDAYTAPAHGFAGADDYWRRASSKPWLRGIACPTLLLSAANDPFVPAAALPSAAELAPAVRFECSRHGGHVGFLGTPWPGGQDWLPARTLDFLAGRNGSGRLANPNI from the coding sequence TTGCCCCTTTCTCCGGCACGCGCTCCGCTTGCTTCGTATGAAGCGCCCTGGTGGCTACCGGGCGCTCACCTGCAGACCATCTGGCCGCTCGCCCGCCGCATCCGCTGCCCGGACTACCGCCGCGAACGCTGGACAACGCCTGACGGCGACTTCATCGACCTCGACTGGCACGGTCCGGCGAAGCCCGCGTCACACGCGCCGCTGCTGGTGCTGTTTCACGGCCTGGAAGGGTCCAGCCGCTCCCATTACGCCCGCGCACTGACCACGGCCGCTGCGGCGCGAGGCTGGACCGCGGTGGTGCCGCACTTTCGCGGCTGCTCCGGTGAGCCGAACAACCTGGCCCGCGCCTACCATTCCGGTGACAGCGACGAGGTCGACTGGATACTCCAGCGTCTCGCCGCCCTGAACCGCAAGCGCCCGGTGCTCGCAGCCGGCGTGTCGCTGGGTGGCAACGCCTTGCTCAAGTGGCTCGGGGAGCGCGGCCAGGCGGCATTGCAGGTAGTGGATGCGGCCGTTGCGATCTGCCCGCCGCTGGACCTCACGCTGTCGGGCCACGCGCTGGCGCGCGGCTTCAACCGCGTCTATACCCGCCACTTTCTCGCCACGCTCAAGGCCAAGGCGCTGCAGAAGGCCGCCCGTCACCCGGGCTGCTGCAATCCGGCAAAAGTGCGCAGCGCCCTCACCCTGTTCGACTTCGACGACGCCTACACCGCGCCGGCCCACGGTTTCGCCGGGGCGGACGACTACTGGCGGCGCGCCTCCAGCAAGCCCTGGCTGCGCGGCATTGCCTGCCCCACGCTGCTGCTGAGCGCCGCCAACGACCCCTTCGTGCCGGCGGCGGCCCTGCCGTCGGCCGCGGAGCTTGCGCCCGCCGTGCGCTTCGAATGCAGCCGCCACGGCGGCCACGTCGGCTTTCTGGGCACACCCTGGCCCGGCGGCCAGGACTGGCTGCCCGCCCGCACGCTCGACTTCCTCGCCGGACGCAACGGCAGCGGCCGGCTTGCAAACCCAAACATCTAG
- a CDS encoding phosphomannomutase/phosphoglucomutase, producing the protein MTQSKPFVPAPEIFKAYDIRGIVDKTLTVEAVRAIGQALGSEARARGQKAIAVGRDGRLSGPALAGALADGIRAAGVDVVDIGCVPTPLTYFAAYHLGTDSCVSVTGSHNPPDYNGLKMVLGGQTLYGEQILDLRRRLIEGDLTEGAGELRTADVNAAYLERVTSDVKLSRPMKIVMDCGNGVAGAIAPALFKQLGCELVELFCEVDGNFPNHHPDPSKPENLEDVVRALKETDAELGLAFDGDGDRLGVVTKDGEIIFPDRQLMLFAEDVLSRVPGGEIIYDVKCTRNLAGWIKQRGGKATMWNTGHALVKAKLKETGAPLAGEMSGHMFFKERWYGFDDGLYAGARLLEILSRSGDANAVLKGLPDAVSTPELNIKMNEGEPFELVKRLKEQAQFDSAVERITLDGVRVEYADGFGLARPSNTTPVVVLRFEANDAAALARIQDAFRTAITSVWPGVKLPF; encoded by the coding sequence ATGACCCAGTCCAAGCCCTTTGTTCCCGCCCCTGAAATCTTCAAGGCCTACGACATCCGCGGCATCGTCGACAAGACGCTGACGGTCGAGGCGGTGCGCGCCATCGGCCAGGCCCTCGGCTCCGAGGCCCGCGCCCGCGGCCAGAAGGCGATCGCGGTCGGCCGCGACGGCCGCCTGTCCGGCCCGGCACTCGCCGGCGCACTGGCCGACGGCATCCGCGCCGCCGGCGTGGACGTGGTCGACATCGGCTGCGTACCCACCCCGCTCACCTACTTCGCCGCCTACCACCTCGGCACCGACTCCTGCGTGTCGGTCACCGGCAGCCACAACCCGCCGGACTACAACGGCCTCAAGATGGTGCTCGGCGGCCAGACGCTGTACGGCGAACAGATCCTCGACCTGCGCCGCCGCCTGATCGAGGGCGACCTCACCGAAGGCGCCGGGGAGCTGCGCACGGCGGACGTCAACGCGGCCTATCTGGAACGCGTCACCTCTGACGTCAAGCTCTCCCGCCCCATGAAGATCGTCATGGACTGCGGCAACGGCGTCGCCGGCGCAATCGCCCCGGCGCTGTTCAAGCAGCTCGGCTGCGAACTGGTGGAACTCTTCTGCGAGGTCGACGGCAACTTCCCCAACCACCATCCGGATCCGTCCAAGCCGGAAAACCTGGAAGACGTGGTGCGCGCGCTGAAGGAAACCGATGCCGAACTCGGGCTGGCCTTCGACGGCGACGGCGACCGCCTGGGCGTGGTGACGAAGGACGGCGAGATCATCTTCCCCGACCGCCAGCTGATGCTGTTCGCCGAGGACGTGCTCTCGCGCGTGCCCGGCGGCGAGATCATCTACGACGTCAAATGCACCCGTAACCTCGCGGGCTGGATCAAGCAGCGCGGCGGCAAGGCGACCATGTGGAACACCGGCCACGCACTGGTCAAGGCCAAGCTCAAGGAAACCGGCGCCCCGCTCGCTGGCGAGATGAGCGGCCACATGTTCTTCAAGGAACGCTGGTACGGCTTCGACGACGGCCTCTACGCCGGCGCCCGCCTGCTCGAGATCCTGTCGCGCTCGGGCGACGCCAACGCGGTGCTGAAGGGCCTGCCGGACGCGGTGAGCACGCCCGAACTCAACATCAAGATGAACGAAGGCGAACCCTTCGAACTGGTGAAGCGCCTCAAGGAACAGGCTCAGTTCGACAGCGCGGTCGAGCGCATCACGCTCGACGGCGTGCGCGTGGAATACGCCGACGGTTTCGGCCTGGCGCGGCCGTCCAACACCACGCCGGTGGTGGTGCTGCGTTTCGAGGCCAATGACGCGGCCGCGCTCGCGCGCATCCAGGACGCCTTCCGTACCGCCATCACTTCGGTGTGGCCGGGGGTCAAGCTGCCCTTCTGA